In a single window of the Balaenoptera acutorostrata chromosome 3, mBalAcu1.1, whole genome shotgun sequence genome:
- the SNRPA1 gene encoding U2 small nuclear ribonucleoprotein A', whose product MVKLTAELIEQAAQYTNAVRDRELDLRGYKIPVIENLGATLDQFDAIDFSDNEIRKLDGFPLLRRLKTLLVNNNRICRIGEGLDQALPCLTELILTNNSLVELGDLDPLASLKSLTYLSILRNPVTNKKHYRLYVIYKVPQVRVLDFQKVKLKERQEAEKMFKGKRGAQLAKDIARRSKTFNPGAGLPTDKKKGGPSPGDVEAIKNAIANASTLAEVERLKGLLQSGQIPGRERRSGPIDDGEEEMEEDTVTNGS is encoded by the exons ATGGTGAAACTGACGGCGGAGCTAATAGAGCAGGCGGCGCAGTACACCAACGCTGTGCGGGACCGCGAGCTGGACCTGCGGG GGTATAAAATTCCTGTCATTGAAAATCTAGGCGCTACCTTAGACCAGTTTGATGCCATTGATTTTTCTGACAATGAAATCAGGAAACTGGATGGTTTTCCTTTGTTGAGAAGACTGAAAACATTATTAGTGAACAACAACAGAATATG ccgTATAGGTGAGGGACTTGATCAGGCTCTGCCCTGTCTGACAGAACTCATTCTCACCAACAACAGTCTTGTGGAATTG GGTGATCTGGACCCTTTGGCATCTCTCAAATCATTGACTTATCTAAG TATTCTAAGAAATCCTGTAACAAATAAGAAGCATTACAGACTATATGTGATTTATAAAGTTCCACAAGTCAGAGTACTGGATTTCCAGAAGGTGAAACTAAAA GAGCGTCAGGAAGCAGAGAAAATGTTCAAGGGCAAACGGGGTGCACAACTTGCAAAGGATATTGCCAGGAGAAGCAAAAC TTTCAATCCAGGTGCTGGTTTGCCAACTGACAAAAAGAAAGGTGGGCCATCTCCAGGGGATGTGGAAGCAATCAAG AATGCTATAGCAAACGCGTCAACTTTGGCTGAAGTGGAGCGGCTGAAGGGCTTGCTTCAGTCTGGTCAGATACCTGGCAGAGAACGCAGATCAG GCCCCATTGATGATGGTGAAGAGGAGATGGAAGAAGACACAGTCACAAATGGGTCCTGA